One part of the Lycium ferocissimum isolate CSIRO_LF1 chromosome 8, AGI_CSIRO_Lferr_CH_V1, whole genome shotgun sequence genome encodes these proteins:
- the LOC132067431 gene encoding TORTIFOLIA1-like protein 4 isoform X2, translating to MALQRQPSDLKTRINTCLNRLSDRDTLTVATNELESIARTLNTEGFSAFLTCISTTDTSHKSPVRRQCVRLIGVLSASHGDALSPHLTKMISVVLRRLRDGDSAVRTACVEAVTSIASEITQVPFSSILKPLVDAIVHEQDNNSQMGASLCLAAAIEASPDPEPTELKKVLPKLLKLVKNDSFKAKPALLSLIGSIVSVGGASNKNVLSNLVPITVELLSSEDWTVRKAAAETLGRLAVSERELLAELKGFCITSLDNRRFDKVKVVRETMNRALEWWKEVPGTSDDVLPRSQSKFSPKDCGSGACSPTPSKSSSDTATETPQLKKALRPSKSLASSSSSSITSQKNSSTRFRRTKSNVTSSCKLDLRKSLDAKAKHTVSQASALEVAFEEQKSQNLRVQDSVDTVSCSSSSSEVKSTVFNRPPDEKFHRCGNSQSGSRAIPLFEDYNNNMVPDENTNEDALLSHREYEQLCSVRKQLVQIENQQSSLLDLLQGFIGSSRNGMNSLEKRVNGLERLLDEMQHDLAITTGRIANTDFTGNTCYMLPRAEFLSPKFWRSSEEQDSNSRISFSTGSQNTVYSEPETNASAKLMGVTQNECNFALRSSSNRRKERIAREGETAGFCHVGRLNGASFANCIEQQT from the exons ATGGCGTTACAGAGACAACCTAGTGATCTCAAAACTAGAATCAACACATGTCTGAACAGATTATCCGACCGTGACACCCTCACAGTTGCAACAAACGAACTCGAATCAATAGCTAGAACTCTCAACACTGAAGGATTTAGTGCATTTTTAACTTGTATTTCAACTACAGATACTTCACATAAATCGCCCGTACGCCGACAATGTGTTCGGCTTATCGGCGTGCTCTCGGCGTCTCATGGCGACGCGCTTTCACCGCATTTAACGAAAATGATTTCGGTAGTACTCCGTCGGCTTCGTGACGGTGACTCGGCTGTTAGAACGGCTTGTGTTGAAGCTGTTACGTCAATTGCTTCGGAGATTACTCAAGTTCCGTTTTCGTCTATTTTGAAGCCGTTGGTTGATGCTATTGTGCATGAACAG GATAATAACTCGCAGATGGGAGCTTCGCTTTGTCTTGCAGCAGCAATTGAAGCATCACCTGATCCTGAACCAACTGAGCTAAAGAAAGTGTTACCAAAGCTCTTGAAATTGGTGAAGAATGATAGTTTTAAAGCTAAACCAGCGTTGTTGTCGCTTATTGGTAGTATTGTTAGTGTTGGTGGTGCTTCGAATAAGAATGTATTGAGTAATTTGGTTCCAATTACGGTTGAGTTGTTGAGTAGTGAAGATTGGACTGTAAGGAAGGCTGCGGCGGAGACATTGGGACGATTGGCTGTTTCAGAAAGAGAGTTGTTGGCTGAGTTGAAGGGGTTTTGTATCACTTCATTGGATAATAGAAGATTTGATAAG GTGAAGGTTGTGAGAGAGACAATGAATAGGGCGTTAGAATGGTGGAAGGAAGTTCCAGGTACTTCAGATGATGTCTTGCCTCGATCACAATCCAAGTTTTCACCCAAAG ATTGTGGTAGTGGTGCCTGTTCTCCAACTCCTTCCAAAAGTTCGAGTGATACAGCCACAGAGACCCCTCAACTGAAGAAAGCACTCCGCCCAAGCAAGTCACTTGCATCCAGCAGTTCTTCCTCGATCACCTCCCAGAAGAATAGTTCTACTAGGTTCCGCCGCACAAAATCAAATGTCACGAGCTCCTGTAAGCTGGATTTAAGAAAATCCCTTGATGCAAAAGCAAAACACACTGTTTCACAGGCTTCTGCATTGGAGGTAGCTTTTGAAGAACAGAAGAGTCAGAATCTTAGAGTTCAAGATTCAGTGGATACAGTTAGTTGTAGCAGTTCAAGTTCAGAAGTAAAGTCAACTGTATTCAACAGACCACCTGATGAAAAGTTCCACAGATGTGGTAATTCACAGTCTGGTTCTCGGGCTATTCCACTCTTTGAAGACTACAATAACAACATGGTACCTGATGAAAACACCAATGAAGATGCCCTCTTGAGTCATAGAGAGTACGAGCAACTTTGTTCTGTCCGCAAACAGCTTGTTCAGATTGAAAATCAACAGTCCAGTTTGTTGGACCTCCTCCAG GGATTTATTGGCAGCTCACGAAATGGAATGAATTCTTTAGAGAAACGTGTAAATGGTTTGGAGAGATTACTTGATGAAATGCAACATGATTTGGCAATAACAACAGGGAGGATAGCTAATACTGATTTTACAGGAAATACATGTTACATGCTCCCTCGTGCAGAATTTTTGAGTCCTAAGTTTTGGAGAAGTTCAGAAGAGCAAGattcaaattcaagaatatcTTTCTCCACTGGAAGCCAGAATACCGTTTACAGTGAGCCAGAAACAAATGCTTCAGCAAAACTGATGGGTGTCACTCAAAATGAATGTAACTTTGCATTGCGTTCTTCCTCCAatagaagaaaagagagaatagCTCGAGAAGGTGAAACTGCGGGTTTTTGTCATGTCGGTAGGCTTAACGGGGCTTCATTTGCAAATTGCATAGAGCAGCAAACTTGA
- the LOC132067431 gene encoding TORTIFOLIA1-like protein 4 isoform X1, with the protein MALQRQPSDLKTRINTCLNRLSDRDTLTVATNELESIARTLNTEGFSAFLTCISTTDTSHKSPVRRQCVRLIGVLSASHGDALSPHLTKMISVVLRRLRDGDSAVRTACVEAVTSIASEITQVPFSSILKPLVDAIVHEQDNNSQMGASLCLAAAIEASPDPEPTELKKVLPKLLKLVKNDSFKAKPALLSLIGSIVSVGGASNKNVLSNLVPITVELLSSEDWTVRKAAAETLGRLAVSERELLAELKGFCITSLDNRRFDKVKVVRETMNRALEWWKEVPGTSDDVLPRSQSKFSPKEYSEFVSPDCGSGACSPTPSKSSSDTATETPQLKKALRPSKSLASSSSSSITSQKNSSTRFRRTKSNVTSSCKLDLRKSLDAKAKHTVSQASALEVAFEEQKSQNLRVQDSVDTVSCSSSSSEVKSTVFNRPPDEKFHRCGNSQSGSRAIPLFEDYNNNMVPDENTNEDALLSHREYEQLCSVRKQLVQIENQQSSLLDLLQGFIGSSRNGMNSLEKRVNGLERLLDEMQHDLAITTGRIANTDFTGNTCYMLPRAEFLSPKFWRSSEEQDSNSRISFSTGSQNTVYSEPETNASAKLMGVTQNECNFALRSSSNRRKERIAREGETAGFCHVGRLNGASFANCIEQQT; encoded by the exons ATGGCGTTACAGAGACAACCTAGTGATCTCAAAACTAGAATCAACACATGTCTGAACAGATTATCCGACCGTGACACCCTCACAGTTGCAACAAACGAACTCGAATCAATAGCTAGAACTCTCAACACTGAAGGATTTAGTGCATTTTTAACTTGTATTTCAACTACAGATACTTCACATAAATCGCCCGTACGCCGACAATGTGTTCGGCTTATCGGCGTGCTCTCGGCGTCTCATGGCGACGCGCTTTCACCGCATTTAACGAAAATGATTTCGGTAGTACTCCGTCGGCTTCGTGACGGTGACTCGGCTGTTAGAACGGCTTGTGTTGAAGCTGTTACGTCAATTGCTTCGGAGATTACTCAAGTTCCGTTTTCGTCTATTTTGAAGCCGTTGGTTGATGCTATTGTGCATGAACAG GATAATAACTCGCAGATGGGAGCTTCGCTTTGTCTTGCAGCAGCAATTGAAGCATCACCTGATCCTGAACCAACTGAGCTAAAGAAAGTGTTACCAAAGCTCTTGAAATTGGTGAAGAATGATAGTTTTAAAGCTAAACCAGCGTTGTTGTCGCTTATTGGTAGTATTGTTAGTGTTGGTGGTGCTTCGAATAAGAATGTATTGAGTAATTTGGTTCCAATTACGGTTGAGTTGTTGAGTAGTGAAGATTGGACTGTAAGGAAGGCTGCGGCGGAGACATTGGGACGATTGGCTGTTTCAGAAAGAGAGTTGTTGGCTGAGTTGAAGGGGTTTTGTATCACTTCATTGGATAATAGAAGATTTGATAAG GTGAAGGTTGTGAGAGAGACAATGAATAGGGCGTTAGAATGGTGGAAGGAAGTTCCAGGTACTTCAGATGATGTCTTGCCTCGATCACAATCCAAGTTTTCACCCAAAG AATACTCTGAATTTGTGTCTCCAGATTGTGGTAGTGGTGCCTGTTCTCCAACTCCTTCCAAAAGTTCGAGTGATACAGCCACAGAGACCCCTCAACTGAAGAAAGCACTCCGCCCAAGCAAGTCACTTGCATCCAGCAGTTCTTCCTCGATCACCTCCCAGAAGAATAGTTCTACTAGGTTCCGCCGCACAAAATCAAATGTCACGAGCTCCTGTAAGCTGGATTTAAGAAAATCCCTTGATGCAAAAGCAAAACACACTGTTTCACAGGCTTCTGCATTGGAGGTAGCTTTTGAAGAACAGAAGAGTCAGAATCTTAGAGTTCAAGATTCAGTGGATACAGTTAGTTGTAGCAGTTCAAGTTCAGAAGTAAAGTCAACTGTATTCAACAGACCACCTGATGAAAAGTTCCACAGATGTGGTAATTCACAGTCTGGTTCTCGGGCTATTCCACTCTTTGAAGACTACAATAACAACATGGTACCTGATGAAAACACCAATGAAGATGCCCTCTTGAGTCATAGAGAGTACGAGCAACTTTGTTCTGTCCGCAAACAGCTTGTTCAGATTGAAAATCAACAGTCCAGTTTGTTGGACCTCCTCCAG GGATTTATTGGCAGCTCACGAAATGGAATGAATTCTTTAGAGAAACGTGTAAATGGTTTGGAGAGATTACTTGATGAAATGCAACATGATTTGGCAATAACAACAGGGAGGATAGCTAATACTGATTTTACAGGAAATACATGTTACATGCTCCCTCGTGCAGAATTTTTGAGTCCTAAGTTTTGGAGAAGTTCAGAAGAGCAAGattcaaattcaagaatatcTTTCTCCACTGGAAGCCAGAATACCGTTTACAGTGAGCCAGAAACAAATGCTTCAGCAAAACTGATGGGTGTCACTCAAAATGAATGTAACTTTGCATTGCGTTCTTCCTCCAatagaagaaaagagagaatagCTCGAGAAGGTGAAACTGCGGGTTTTTGTCATGTCGGTAGGCTTAACGGGGCTTCATTTGCAAATTGCATAGAGCAGCAAACTTGA